The following are encoded together in the Candidatus Binataceae bacterium genome:
- a CDS encoding SGNH/GDSL hydrolase family protein: ALLIGEGALRLAGLAKPGFYVYDRYRGWGLRAGAQGWQEREGHAWIRINRDGFRGPRYSRAKPAGTIRVAVLGDSFVEGQQVPEDQTFCAVIQRALERCPALTGRHVEVLNLGVNGYGTAQELMTLRHLAWQFSPDIVVLAVFTGNDIKNNSIALEGERCRPFFLYRGDKLVLGGPFLDSRLMRMRCMARFESRLRFDSDHSQLLALANRAWLAFKQRHHKAGQSRPAGSEPGLNDAIYKAPTDPLWQDAWRVTDAEIGLIAKESAGHGAGFLAVTLTNGIQVYPDPAVRRNYMEHFGFSDLFYPERRIAALGARDHFAVLTLAQPLQAYADAHHVFLHGFANTQMGTGHWNALGNQLGGELVAQRLCHMVVAGQIPSVAPAPLPASFRPGPAGADPAVLAPAP, translated from the coding sequence TGGCTCTGCTCATCGGCGAGGGCGCCTTGCGCCTTGCCGGGTTGGCCAAACCCGGCTTTTATGTCTATGACCGCTATCGGGGATGGGGACTGCGCGCGGGCGCTCAGGGATGGCAGGAACGGGAGGGGCACGCCTGGATCCGCATCAACCGCGACGGCTTCCGCGGGCCGCGCTACTCGCGGGCCAAACCCGCCGGGACCATTCGAGTCGCGGTGCTGGGCGATTCCTTCGTGGAGGGGCAGCAAGTCCCTGAAGATCAGACCTTTTGCGCCGTGATCCAGCGCGCCCTGGAGCGATGCCCCGCCTTGACCGGACGCCACGTCGAGGTCCTCAACCTGGGCGTCAACGGTTATGGGACGGCCCAGGAGCTGATGACCTTGCGCCATCTGGCTTGGCAATTTTCCCCCGATATCGTGGTCCTGGCCGTGTTCACCGGTAACGACATCAAAAACAATTCGATAGCCCTGGAGGGCGAGCGCTGCCGCCCCTTTTTTCTCTATCGCGGCGATAAGTTGGTGCTGGGTGGACCCTTCCTCGACTCGCGCCTGATGCGAATGCGTTGCATGGCGCGCTTCGAATCACGCCTGCGCTTTGACTCCGACCACTCTCAGTTGCTGGCCCTGGCCAACCGCGCCTGGCTGGCCTTCAAGCAGCGCCACCACAAGGCTGGGCAATCGAGACCCGCCGGCAGCGAGCCGGGGCTTAACGATGCCATCTACAAAGCCCCAACCGATCCGCTATGGCAGGACGCCTGGCGGGTGACCGACGCGGAGATCGGACTAATCGCGAAGGAAAGCGCTGGCCACGGGGCCGGCTTTCTGGCCGTGACCCTGACCAATGGAATTCAGGTCTATCCCGACCCCGCGGTGCGGCGCAACTATATGGAGCATTTTGGCTTTTCCGATCTGTTCTATCCCGAACGCCGGATTGCCGCGCTGGGCGCGCGGGATCACTTTGCAGTCCTGACCCTGGCACAGCCACTTCAAGCCTACGCCGATGCCCATCATGTCTTTCTTCACGGCTTTGCCAACACGCAGATGGGCACCGGCCATTGGAACGCTCTGGGCAATCAGCTGGGCGGAGAGCTGGTGGCCCAACGCCTGTGCCACATGGTCGTGGCCGGCCAGATTCCCTCGGTAGCGCCGGCGCCGCTGCCGGCTTCGTTCAGGCCTGGGCCAGCTGGCGCAGACCCTGCAGTTCTTGCCCCAGCGCCTTGA
- a CDS encoding DUF2156 domain-containing protein produces the protein MSLASARRLILAHGHNATAYQILNPGMAHWFSPDGAGVVGYTRRGRVLLAAGEPVCMATELARIASDFERFAHALGCRVCYVCAESRLRQHLGQSDRHCAVALGAQPIWNPSAWSAQLGRNPGLRAQLRRARNKGVSIELAAPSAARGELARVQREWLRSRTLPPMEFLAAPSALAGMLADRLLFVARRGCEMVAFLVASPVRARNGYLVELLARTPTAPNGTSELLIDRAMRHFAAGGAAFATLGLVALAAHAKSALRANPPWLRLLMALARAHANRFYNFSGLERFRAKLMPQAWEPVYAIANCPRFTPAMLYAAGQAFAGISPWRALGLGILKALGQELQGLRQLAQA, from the coding sequence ATGTCCTTAGCCAGCGCCCGCCGTCTGATCCTGGCCCATGGCCATAATGCCACTGCCTACCAGATCCTCAATCCCGGCATGGCCCATTGGTTTTCACCCGATGGTGCCGGAGTAGTCGGCTATACCCGGCGGGGGCGGGTTTTGTTGGCCGCTGGCGAGCCGGTGTGCATGGCCACCGAGCTGGCACGGATCGCCAGCGACTTTGAACGCTTCGCACATGCTCTGGGCTGCCGAGTGTGCTACGTGTGTGCCGAAAGTCGGCTGCGTCAGCATCTGGGTCAGTCCGACCGTCATTGCGCGGTTGCGCTAGGGGCCCAGCCGATTTGGAATCCGAGCGCTTGGAGCGCCCAGCTTGGGCGCAATCCCGGCTTGCGCGCCCAACTCCGTCGTGCGCGCAACAAAGGGGTCAGCATAGAGCTGGCCGCTCCCTCCGCCGCCCGCGGCGAACTGGCGCGCGTGCAGCGCGAATGGTTGCGCAGCCGCACGCTGCCGCCGATGGAATTTCTGGCCGCGCCCTCGGCGTTGGCCGGGATGCTGGCCGATCGGCTGCTGTTCGTGGCGCGGCGCGGGTGCGAGATGGTGGCTTTTCTGGTCGCCTCCCCGGTGCGCGCGCGCAACGGCTACCTAGTGGAACTTCTAGCCCGCACCCCAACTGCGCCCAACGGCACCAGCGAGCTGCTGATCGATCGCGCGATGCGCCATTTCGCCGCGGGTGGCGCGGCATTTGCGACCTTGGGGCTGGTCGCGTTGGCGGCTCATGCCAAGTCCGCGCTGCGCGCTAATCCGCCCTGGCTGCGTCTGTTGATGGCGTTGGCGCGTGCCCACGCCAATCGCTTTTACAACTTTAGCGGCCTGGAGCGGTTCAGGGCCAAGTTGATGCCCCAGGCCTGGGAGCCGGTTTACGCGATCGCCAATTGCCCCCGCTTTACGCCCGCGATGCTGTACGCCGCAGGGCAGGCCTTTGCCGGCATTTCGCCCTGGCGCGCGCTCGGGCTAGGGATACTCAAGGCGCTGGGGCAAGAACTGCAGGGTCTGCGCCAGCTGGCCCAGGCCTGA
- the pfp gene encoding diphosphate--fructose-6-phosphate 1-phosphotransferase: MSEPSDSRATLAIMVGGGPAPGINSVIAAATIEAINSGLRVIGLRDGFRWLVEGDTSHALELRIADVSRIHLTGGSILRTSRTNPARNETSLRQVVEALEAMGVRYLICIGGDDTTYGATRIAERCQGRIGVVTVPKTIDNDLPLPENAPTFGFETARSVGSGIIEALMEDARTTGRWYLAVSMGRKSGALALAMGKAAGATLAIIPEEFGGSAIDLELVVDTICGAIIKRKSWGRDDGVALVAEGLAEHIAPGQLSLAEGSERDPYGHLHLADIPLGALLREKITATLEELGLNLTVVAKDIGYEMRCAKPVPFDVEYTRTLGYGAVRYLLAGGSGALIAITGGRVTPVSLAELTDPQSGRVRVRMVDVTTESYQVARSYMIRLEPEDFQEPTLTQLASQTTLSAQAFKERFWPVVMATIPSRSAVGEAVDNHAD, encoded by the coding sequence ATGAGCGAACCAAGCGACAGCCGTGCAACCTTGGCGATTATGGTGGGGGGTGGACCGGCACCCGGGATCAACAGTGTCATCGCCGCGGCTACAATCGAGGCAATCAACTCGGGCTTGCGGGTAATAGGCCTGCGCGACGGCTTTCGCTGGCTGGTGGAAGGCGACACCAGCCATGCGCTGGAGCTGCGGATTGCCGATGTCAGCCGCATCCATCTTACCGGCGGCTCCATCCTGCGCACCTCGCGCACCAATCCCGCCCGCAACGAGACCAGCTTACGGCAGGTGGTGGAAGCTTTGGAGGCGATGGGCGTGCGCTACCTAATTTGCATCGGCGGCGATGATACCACCTACGGAGCCACCCGCATTGCCGAGCGTTGTCAGGGGCGCATCGGCGTGGTGACGGTGCCCAAGACCATCGACAACGATTTGCCGTTGCCCGAGAACGCCCCGACCTTTGGTTTCGAGACCGCGCGCTCGGTGGGTAGTGGGATCATCGAAGCCTTGATGGAAGATGCGCGCACCACCGGCCGCTGGTATCTGGCGGTCTCGATGGGGCGTAAGTCGGGTGCGCTGGCGCTGGCGATGGGCAAGGCGGCGGGTGCGACCTTGGCGATCATTCCAGAGGAGTTCGGCGGTAGCGCAATCGACCTCGAATTGGTGGTGGATACCATCTGTGGAGCGATCATCAAGCGCAAATCTTGGGGGCGTGACGACGGTGTGGCGCTGGTCGCCGAAGGGCTGGCCGAGCATATTGCACCCGGGCAGTTGTCCCTGGCCGAGGGCTCCGAGCGCGACCCCTACGGACATCTGCATCTGGCCGATATTCCCCTGGGCGCGTTGTTGCGCGAGAAGATCACTGCAACGTTGGAAGAATTGGGGTTGAACCTCACGGTGGTAGCCAAAGACATCGGCTACGAGATGCGTTGTGCCAAGCCGGTACCCTTCGACGTGGAATATACCAGAACCCTGGGCTACGGCGCGGTCCGCTACCTGCTAGCGGGTGGATCGGGTGCGCTGATCGCGATTACCGGCGGACGAGTGACGCCTGTCAGCCTGGCCGAGTTGACCGATCCTCAGAGCGGACGCGTGCGGGTCCGGATGGTCGACGTTACCACCGAATCCTACCAAGTGGCGCGCTCTTATATGATTCGCCTGGAGCCGGAGGATTTTCAGGAGCCGACGCTGACTCAGTTGGCCAGTCAGACCACGCTGTCGGCGCAAGCGTTCAAAGAGCGGTTTTGGCCGGTAGTGATGGCAACCATTCCCAGCCGCAGTGCGGTAGGGGAAGCGGTCGATAATCATGCCGATTAA
- a CDS encoding DUF1328 domain-containing protein: protein MLYWTFVFLVLAIVAGLLGFYAVAGIAATIAKILFVFFLIVFVIGLVAGGRTVA, encoded by the coding sequence ATGCTGTACTGGACTTTCGTATTTTTAGTACTGGCCATTGTGGCCGGGCTGCTCGGCTTTTATGCAGTCGCCGGGATTGCGGCCACTATCGCCAAGATTTTGTTCGTGTTCTTCTTAATCGTGTTTGTAATCGGGCTTGTGGCAGGCGGCCGTACGGTAGCCTGA
- a CDS encoding cupin domain-containing protein: MSIARHPRPPELAAASLEQIVGNCVARFRDRVADWDAFEDARLEGYRRAQRRFIGAGASGKHDDAAVIKPRGFTLSVMYVEAGQGNAAHTHEVEEAFFVLQGRLLVFLEDESGGRLETTLERWDCICCPPGVIHGYHNPGPEPVYFQVLLGRAQPELMGYADPALHR; encoded by the coding sequence ATGAGCATCGCGCGCCATCCGCGCCCGCCGGAGTTGGCTGCTGCGTCTTTAGAGCAGATCGTTGGGAATTGCGTGGCGCGTTTTCGCGATCGAGTTGCCGACTGGGATGCCTTCGAGGATGCCCGCCTGGAGGGTTACCGGCGCGCCCAGCGCCGCTTTATCGGGGCCGGAGCATCAGGCAAACACGACGATGCTGCGGTCATCAAGCCGCGCGGCTTTACCTTGTCGGTAATGTATGTAGAAGCAGGGCAGGGCAACGCCGCCCACACCCACGAGGTCGAAGAGGCGTTCTTCGTCCTGCAGGGACGTCTGCTGGTGTTTCTTGAGGATGAGTCCGGCGGACGACTGGAAACTACCCTGGAGCGCTGGGACTGTATCTGCTGTCCGCCGGGCGTGATCCACGGCTACCACAACCCAGGTCCGGAGCCGGTCTATTTTCAAGTTCTGCTAGGACGGGCACAGCCCGAGCTGATGGGTTACGCGGATCCCGCGCTTCACAGGTAG